The following proteins are co-located in the Zavarzinella sp. genome:
- a CDS encoding beta-ketoacyl-[acyl-carrier-protein] synthase family protein, with the protein MRRVVVTGVGVVAPNGVGKDQFWNACVAGKSGVGPITAFDATSFPVKIAGEVKDFDPSPFIPESMRKSLKVMGRAARFGVGAAGLALRDSGISIENEDPGKVGVVVGTGLVPIDMSEIMPMLQTVMNEDGTFDYSRLNCANGAPMFPLWLLKYLPNMISAHISMMFNAQGPNNTVTTACVAGTQAIGEGFRLVARGEADLIIAGGSDSRLDPLLLMAYTSLGTLSRRTDLPPDEVSRPFDRLRDGFVLGEGAGMLILEDRERACRRGAKIYAEVLGFGSSFDAYSIIKPDPEGNGAARAIKNALNEARIDPSEIGYINAHGTSTRLNDQMETTAVKKVFDHRARTIPISSIKSMIGHSIAASGAIEAAALAMSLSEDVVPPTINLTHPDPNCDLDCVPLQARDYSARIALSTSFGFGGQNGALVMKAA; encoded by the coding sequence ATGCGCCGAGTTGTCGTTACCGGTGTGGGTGTCGTTGCACCCAACGGCGTCGGCAAGGACCAGTTCTGGAATGCATGTGTCGCTGGTAAGAGCGGCGTGGGGCCCATTACGGCGTTCGATGCAACGTCGTTCCCAGTGAAAATTGCAGGCGAGGTCAAGGATTTCGACCCATCGCCCTTTATTCCAGAGTCGATGCGAAAATCGCTGAAAGTGATGGGACGTGCTGCCAGATTTGGCGTGGGTGCCGCAGGACTGGCCCTACGCGATAGTGGCATTTCCATCGAAAATGAAGATCCTGGCAAGGTAGGGGTTGTTGTTGGCACAGGTCTGGTTCCGATTGATATGTCGGAAATCATGCCGATGCTGCAAACCGTAATGAATGAAGATGGCACGTTCGATTACAGTCGCCTGAACTGTGCGAATGGCGCCCCGATGTTTCCGTTGTGGCTGTTGAAATACCTGCCCAACATGATTTCCGCCCACATCAGCATGATGTTTAACGCCCAGGGACCTAACAATACGGTCACCACGGCGTGTGTGGCTGGCACCCAGGCAATTGGCGAAGGATTCCGCCTCGTTGCACGTGGGGAAGCCGATCTGATTATCGCAGGTGGTTCGGATAGTCGGCTGGATCCCCTTTTATTGATGGCTTATACATCGCTTGGCACGCTGAGCCGACGCACCGATCTGCCACCAGATGAAGTTTCGCGGCCGTTTGACCGGTTGCGGGATGGATTTGTGCTTGGTGAAGGTGCTGGCATGCTGATTCTCGAAGATCGCGAACGGGCATGTCGGCGTGGTGCGAAGATTTATGCCGAAGTGCTTGGTTTTGGCAGTAGTTTTGATGCCTATTCGATTATTAAGCCTGATCCGGAAGGAAACGGTGCCGCACGGGCCATCAAGAACGCACTCAACGAAGCTCGCATTGATCCATCAGAAATTGGCTATATCAACGCCCACGGCACCAGCACTCGGTTAAACGATCAGATGGAAACCACGGCAGTCAAAAAGGTTTTTGATCATCGTGCTCGTACGATTCCGATTTCGTCGATCAAATCGATGATTGGGCATTCCATTGCTGCATCCGGTGCCATTGAAGCAGCTGCATTGGCCATGTCGCTCAGTGAAGATGTCGTACCACCAACGATTAATCTGACCCACCCCGACCCGAACTGCGACCTCGATTGTGTCCCACTGCAGGCCCGAGATTACTCCGCACGCATCGCCTTGTCCACCAGCTTTGGTTTCGGTGGCCAGAACGGTGCGTTGGTAATGAAAGCAGCGTAA
- a CDS encoding response regulator: MNARVMAPPRPSQTPAAQAGLADFQTAGEIRILILDDDPSVCTFLQNLLNQDGFLIESLSNPTEIESYLRGQQYQLIIMDYIIPGLNADQIFNWIRDYQPDASVIVVTGYPTVESALSCLRARTYDYLTKPFDPQTMRNLVVRCLESKGLLRMTEDALRENLGTVIRDRRKAMKMTLETMSKKTGVSLGYLSQIELGKNSASIETLYRICVAINLRMADLFQAVQSHGV, translated from the coding sequence ATGAACGCGCGAGTGATGGCACCCCCACGACCAAGCCAGACACCTGCCGCACAGGCAGGATTAGCTGATTTTCAAACAGCAGGCGAGATTCGCATCCTTATTCTGGATGATGATCCCAGTGTATGCACTTTTTTGCAGAACCTGCTGAATCAGGACGGATTTCTGATTGAATCGCTTTCGAACCCCACGGAAATCGAAAGTTACCTGCGTGGTCAACAATATCAGTTGATCATTATGGATTACATTATTCCCGGCTTGAATGCCGATCAGATATTCAACTGGATTCGCGATTACCAACCCGATGCCAGCGTCATCGTGGTGACCGGCTATCCCACGGTGGAAAGTGCGTTAAGCTGCTTGCGGGCAAGAACTTACGACTATCTGACCAAGCCGTTTGACCCACAGACGATGCGTAATCTGGTGGTACGGTGCCTTGAATCGAAAGGCCTGCTGCGGATGACCGAAGACGCACTGCGGGAAAACCTGGGAACCGTCATCCGGGACCGCCGCAAAGCGATGAAAATGACCCTGGAAACCATGTCCAAAAAGACGGGTGTTTCTCTTGGTTATCTGTCTCAGATCGAGCTGGGCAAAAACTCCGCTTCGATTGAAACTTTGTACCGCATCTGCGTGGCAATCAATCTGCGTATGGCAGATCTGTTCCAGGCCGTTCAAAGCCACGGCGTTTAA
- a CDS encoding DUF1559 domain-containing protein, whose protein sequence is MRSNRDDDEYDYSEESRSRRERRRSREREEDYDDDRNDRRGRHPEPRKGNGLAVASFILGLISIIFGPLTGIVAAILGIMGYIKASNSKGLIGGQVLAITGTVLGVLFSALLILAVPFAIQKVRFAALNTRSANQCKQIGIGIHNYEAITGHLTGPYVTNQNTENTGLSWRVSLLPYIEQGRIHQCIDLSEAWDSPANRQFTSMYIPTYASLHDKTINNLTPHRCFVGENTLFDPSSKIGFSNVTDGLSNTLICVEATQTFPWAAPMDIPYKPGMILPDFGHQSNDKFVVAFADGSARIMKKTVSPQILHALITRNGGEPVRE, encoded by the coding sequence ATGAGATCGAATCGAGATGATGATGAGTATGATTACTCGGAAGAAAGCCGAAGCCGTCGAGAGAGAAGGCGTTCGCGTGAAAGGGAAGAAGACTACGACGACGACCGCAATGATCGACGTGGCAGGCATCCAGAACCACGCAAAGGCAATGGTTTAGCCGTTGCCAGCTTCATTCTGGGGCTAATTTCGATCATCTTTGGCCCGCTGACCGGGATCGTTGCGGCGATCCTGGGAATCATGGGTTACATCAAAGCCAGCAATAGTAAAGGGCTGATTGGCGGCCAGGTATTAGCCATTACGGGTACCGTGCTAGGAGTTCTGTTTTCTGCTTTGCTCATCCTGGCGGTACCGTTTGCTATCCAGAAAGTGCGTTTTGCAGCACTTAACACACGCTCTGCAAATCAATGCAAGCAAATAGGTATCGGTATTCACAACTATGAAGCCATTACTGGTCATTTAACAGGTCCTTATGTCACCAACCAAAACACGGAAAATACGGGTTTAAGTTGGCGTGTTTCTCTACTCCCTTACATTGAACAGGGAAGAATTCATCAATGTATCGATCTCTCAGAAGCATGGGATTCACCTGCAAACAGGCAATTCACATCAATGTATATCCCCACATACGCTTCTCTTCACGATAAGACCATCAATAACTTAACCCCACATCGCTGTTTTGTGGGAGAAAATACTCTCTTTGATCCCAGTTCGAAAATTGGTTTTTCAAATGTGACAGACGGTTTAAGCAATACGCTAATTTGCGTTGAAGCAACCCAAACGTTTCCGTGGGCAGCACCGATGGATATCCCCTACAAACCTGGGATGATACTTCCTGACTTCGGCCATCAATCGAATGACAAATTTGTTGTCGCGTTCGCCGATGGCAGTGCGAGAATCATGAAGAAAACCGTTTCACCACAGATTCTACACGCATTGATCACCAGAAATGGTGGGGAACCTGTAAGGGAATAA
- the rplL gene encoding 50S ribosomal protein L7/L12, producing the protein MSETEIKELGDKLANLTIIQAVALKDYLKEQYKIEPAAGGVVMAAGPAAAAPAAATEPTEFNVILEAGFPADKKISLIKAVREQTGLGLAEAKAFVEGAPKAVKEGVDKPTAEKVAKAMEDAGGKATIKGV; encoded by the coding sequence ATGAGTGAGACTGAAATCAAAGAATTGGGCGACAAGCTGGCGAACCTGACCATTATCCAGGCTGTTGCACTGAAAGACTACCTGAAAGAACAGTACAAGATTGAACCCGCCGCAGGTGGCGTGGTGATGGCAGCAGGTCCTGCAGCAGCAGCACCTGCAGCAGCAACAGAACCCACCGAATTCAACGTGATTCTGGAAGCAGGTTTCCCTGCTGACAAGAAGATCTCGTTGATCAAGGCCGTTCGCGAACAAACTGGTTTGGGCTTGGCCGAAGCCAAAGCATTCGTGGAAGGTGCTCCTAAGGCAGTGAAAGAAGGCGTGGATAAACCCACCGCCGAGAAAGTGGCCAAAGCAATGGAAGACGCTGGTGGCAAAGCGACCATCAAAGGCGTATAA
- a CDS encoding RNA polymerase sigma factor, which translates to MMTESELLIAAQQGDREAFASIINGYWDRLYRWLLRLTRDTQTAEDLTQDALLKAFANLKRFEPGTNFRAWLFRIAHNNFVNFRRANQLPKVALEPTIPPGQLSPEQAAIGAETIQLVMHAVAKLPSDFRAALLLRIEEQLSFREIASILETTEETARWRVFKARQKLMSTLHPDLLPSTQEKAD; encoded by the coding sequence ATGATGACAGAATCGGAACTGCTGATCGCGGCCCAACAAGGTGATCGAGAAGCGTTTGCCTCGATTATCAATGGCTATTGGGATCGGCTGTACCGTTGGCTGTTGCGTTTGACTCGCGATACCCAGACTGCGGAAGATTTAACTCAGGACGCGTTGTTAAAGGCTTTTGCCAACTTGAAACGCTTTGAACCTGGCACGAACTTCCGTGCGTGGCTCTTTCGAATTGCTCACAATAACTTTGTGAACTTTCGGCGAGCCAACCAGTTGCCAAAAGTGGCGTTAGAACCCACGATTCCACCTGGGCAGCTAAGTCCCGAGCAGGCTGCGATCGGTGCGGAAACCATCCAACTGGTGATGCACGCAGTGGCAAAGTTGCCTTCGGATTTTCGTGCGGCACTGCTGTTGCGGATTGAAGAGCAGTTATCGTTTCGTGAAATTGCCAGTATTCTGGAAACCACGGAAGAAACAGCACGCTGGCGTGTCTTTAAGGCACGGCAAAAATTAATGAGTACGCTGCACCCGGATCTGCTGCCCAGCACCCAGGAAAAAGCAGATTGA
- the rplJ gene encoding 50S ribosomal protein L10 produces the protein MSKVVKQYEYTALEKTLEGVRELIVLGPSKVDAQTAYEMRKTLREKNIRLMMVKNTLARNILAKQGIELDATVWSGTTLLAWGGDSIKELSNAVDELVKVVEKKDTKGDKNKVAIKTAVADGQSVSMAAAMVMPTRKEAIGDILSALLAPASDIIGGLTSVGSQLASQIEKISEKEAAA, from the coding sequence ATGAGTAAGGTCGTCAAACAATACGAATACACCGCCCTTGAAAAAACCCTGGAAGGTGTCCGCGAACTGATCGTGTTGGGGCCCAGCAAAGTGGATGCCCAAACCGCTTACGAAATGCGGAAAACCCTGCGTGAAAAGAATATTCGCCTGATGATGGTGAAAAACACCCTCGCACGCAACATTCTTGCCAAGCAGGGGATTGAACTTGATGCTACGGTGTGGTCTGGTACCACCCTGCTGGCATGGGGTGGCGATTCCATCAAAGAACTTTCCAACGCGGTAGACGAGCTCGTCAAAGTTGTTGAAAAGAAAGATACCAAGGGCGATAAGAACAAAGTTGCCATCAAGACTGCTGTAGCCGATGGCCAGTCTGTTTCGATGGCAGCAGCCATGGTGATGCCCACCCGGAAGGAAGCGATTGGCGATATCCTTTCCGCGTTGCTGGCACCCGCAAGCGACATTATTGGTGGTTTGACCTCGGTGGGTAGCCAATTGGCCAGCCAGATCGAAAAGATTTCCGAAAAGGAAGCGGCTGCCTAA
- the coaE gene encoding dephospho-CoA kinase (Dephospho-CoA kinase (CoaE) performs the final step in coenzyme A biosynthesis.) produces the protein MNTPRLFRVILPVSDISAAERLYSHLFGQAGVRVSPGRHYFTLGNLVVACYDAVADGDEPMPAMPTHHGWQYYFSVEGLAAFETKAAQLGMEITQPATQMPWGETAFYAKDPFGNQVCFVEQSTIFVGGAVSHGHKPIIGLVGGIGAGKSQVGAMLVEHGGRIIAGDPLGHEALEQPEIMKKMLEIWENREITQPNGAIDRKKLAAIVFTSPVERTRLEHLVHPYIERRIREEIEKAQADHNVRFVVLDAAIMLEAGWNDVCDKLIFVDAPKDLRFARIQAQRGWTEQDFESREAVQMPVDIKRCKADAIVDNGGWIERTRQQVDEILENWRLLVH, from the coding sequence GTGAATACCCCACGATTATTTCGCGTCATACTTCCTGTCAGTGATATTTCTGCAGCTGAGCGGCTCTATTCCCACCTGTTCGGGCAAGCTGGTGTACGCGTTTCACCCGGCCGGCATTATTTCACGCTCGGTAATCTGGTGGTGGCCTGTTACGATGCTGTTGCCGACGGTGATGAGCCAATGCCTGCCATGCCTACCCACCATGGGTGGCAGTATTATTTCAGCGTAGAAGGGCTGGCAGCGTTTGAAACCAAAGCAGCCCAGCTTGGCATGGAAATTACCCAGCCTGCCACCCAGATGCCGTGGGGCGAGACCGCATTTTATGCGAAAGATCCGTTCGGCAATCAGGTATGTTTTGTAGAGCAGTCCACCATCTTTGTGGGTGGGGCTGTTTCCCACGGACATAAGCCAATCATCGGCCTCGTCGGCGGGATCGGTGCCGGTAAATCCCAGGTCGGTGCAATGCTGGTGGAGCACGGGGGCAGAATCATTGCGGGCGATCCGTTGGGCCACGAAGCCCTGGAACAGCCCGAAATTATGAAAAAAATGTTAGAAATCTGGGAAAATCGAGAAATTACCCAGCCGAACGGTGCCATCGATCGCAAAAAACTGGCCGCAATCGTGTTCACCAGCCCTGTAGAACGCACCCGCCTGGAACATCTGGTGCACCCATACATTGAACGCCGGATTCGGGAAGAAATTGAAAAGGCCCAGGCAGATCACAATGTTCGGTTTGTGGTGCTGGATGCCGCAATTATGCTGGAAGCGGGTTGGAATGATGTGTGTGACAAATTAATCTTTGTGGACGCACCGAAAGACCTGCGTTTTGCCCGCATCCAGGCCCAGCGTGGCTGGACAGAACAGGATTTTGAAAGTCGTGAAGCAGTGCAGATGCCAGTCGACATCAAACGTTGCAAAGCGGATGCCATCGTTGACAACGGTGGCTGGATTGAACGCACCCGCCAACAGGTCGACGAAATCTTGGAAAATTGGCGGTTGTTGGTACATTAA
- a CDS encoding HAD family hydrolase, with protein MKVLLFDIDGTLIRSGGAGKWAMEAALKTAFQVPEIRDSISFAGRTDPGIIAELLEIHELPVTAENLERMHQEYLSHLPRALKTHRGEVLPGITEIFARPTENTLFGLLTGNIRQGAEMKLRYFGLWDHFQFGGFADNLANRDDVARRAMVDLHHHLQFPIAGDQVWVIGDTPADVQCARAIGAKAVAVSTGWHTPEQLKACQPDYLVENFTAAHEVLHAWGMA; from the coding sequence ATGAAAGTGCTTTTATTTGATATTGATGGCACCCTGATTCGTTCCGGCGGTGCGGGGAAATGGGCAATGGAAGCTGCACTGAAGACAGCGTTTCAGGTGCCGGAAATCCGCGATTCCATCTCTTTTGCGGGGCGAACCGACCCTGGGATTATTGCCGAACTGCTGGAGATTCATGAACTGCCAGTGACTGCAGAAAACTTGGAACGGATGCACCAGGAGTATTTAAGTCACTTGCCACGTGCCCTGAAGACGCACCGTGGGGAGGTTTTACCTGGGATAACGGAAATTTTTGCTCGCCCCACAGAGAATACCCTGTTTGGTCTGCTGACGGGCAATATCCGCCAGGGGGCCGAAATGAAACTGCGTTACTTTGGACTGTGGGATCATTTTCAGTTTGGTGGCTTCGCCGATAATCTGGCCAATCGCGATGATGTTGCCCGCCGAGCCATGGTAGATCTGCACCACCATTTGCAGTTTCCGATTGCGGGTGATCAGGTGTGGGTAATTGGTGACACCCCAGCCGATGTGCAATGTGCCCGCGCCATCGGTGCCAAAGCAGTTGCAGTATCCACTGGCTGGCACACCCCCGAACAATTGAAGGCCTGCCAACCGGACTATCTGGTGGAAAACTTTACCGCCGCCCACGAAGTCCTGCATGCCTGGGGCATGGCGTAA
- the rplK gene encoding 50S ribosomal protein L11: protein MAKQVNAYVKLQCPGGQATPAPPVGPALGAHGVNIGMFVKQFNDKTAPMKGMMCPVVITVYSDRSFEFVIKSPPAAVLLKQAAGLPIEKKKAGDLIPADQKRQGKYKGFKVTRKQVLEIAERKKDDLNARDLEHAARIIEGTARSMGLTVVAE, encoded by the coding sequence ATGGCCAAGCAAGTGAATGCTTATGTGAAACTCCAGTGTCCCGGTGGGCAGGCAACCCCTGCACCGCCCGTAGGCCCCGCGTTGGGTGCCCATGGGGTGAACATTGGTATGTTTGTCAAGCAGTTCAACGATAAGACTGCACCCATGAAAGGGATGATGTGTCCCGTGGTGATTACGGTCTATTCCGACCGTAGCTTCGAATTCGTGATCAAATCGCCACCTGCAGCAGTCTTGTTAAAACAGGCAGCCGGGTTGCCGATCGAAAAGAAGAAAGCGGGCGATCTGATCCCCGCCGATCAGAAGCGTCAAGGGAAGTACAAAGGCTTCAAGGTGACCCGCAAGCAAGTGCTGGAAATCGCCGAACGTAAAAAAGACGACCTGAACGCACGCGATCTGGAGCATGCGGCACGGATTATTGAAGGTACCGCCCGTAGTATGGGGCTGACGGTCGTAGCTGAATAA
- the rplA gene encoding 50S ribosomal protein L1, which yields MSTEETNPVPSAPAVSSDQQSVRRKRRPGVAPRRGKQLRNKIKSTVNKIEKEGVQALKKAVETLKSVKRAKFDETVEVHMKLGVDTRQADQAVRGTVSLPNGLGKTVRILVFCQGDDVAKAQAAGADFVGGTELIQKIQSENWMDFDVVLATQGMMGQVARLGKVLGPRGLMPTPKAGTVIAANGDVAQAINEFKAGKVEYRADSGGCVHAGVGKISFPVDKIVENIQTFVDQIRAVKPSAVKGIYVQSISISTTMSPGVFVNA from the coding sequence ATGTCAACCGAAGAAACGAATCCAGTACCGTCTGCTCCTGCTGTATCTTCCGATCAGCAATCTGTGCGTCGCAAGCGTCGCCCAGGTGTGGCCCCCCGCCGTGGCAAGCAGTTGCGGAACAAAATTAAGTCCACCGTCAACAAAATCGAAAAAGAAGGGGTTCAGGCGCTCAAAAAGGCGGTTGAAACTCTCAAATCGGTTAAGCGTGCCAAGTTCGACGAAACGGTCGAAGTGCACATGAAGCTGGGTGTGGATACCCGCCAGGCGGACCAGGCGGTCCGTGGCACTGTTTCCCTGCCGAACGGCTTGGGCAAAACGGTCCGGATTCTGGTGTTCTGCCAGGGGGATGATGTTGCCAAGGCACAGGCAGCAGGTGCCGATTTCGTCGGTGGCACCGAACTGATTCAGAAGATCCAGAGTGAAAACTGGATGGACTTCGATGTGGTGCTGGCAACACAGGGAATGATGGGTCAGGTGGCTCGTCTCGGTAAGGTGCTCGGCCCACGTGGTTTGATGCCCACTCCGAAGGCGGGTACAGTGATTGCTGCCAATGGCGATGTTGCCCAGGCAATTAATGAGTTTAAAGCTGGTAAGGTGGAATATCGTGCCGACTCCGGTGGGTGCGTGCATGCAGGGGTGGGCAAAATCAGCTTCCCCGTCGACAAAATTGTGGAAAATATCCAGACCTTTGTTGACCAGATTCGTGCAGTCAAGCCTTCCGCAGTGAAAGGGATTTATGTCCAGTCGATCAGTATTTCGACCACGATGTCCCCAGGTGTGTTCGTAAACGCCTGA
- a CDS encoding CAP domain-containing protein: protein MQRIFIATVAICGAFGIARGQETKLPPLAPELVLVDSIDPEKEQIILARQSSQTVIEPRLRTINVLQGNQIVQQTITEQVQVVRTVKTTKNWWGKNDTTVNQQGKAIATKNVYSTLKVGEPVFYFEGKQVDPIYLKVLPANAFILLHDPSLPDPTVAKAVPATPAEPAKPAAPKVAPGLQLAEAEQAIVAETNAARAKAGLPALQVSPALMSAARGHSNNMAAAGVMSHNLNGRGVGDRVRAAGYAFTGCAENIAMGQFSASDAIRSWLNSAGHRANMLSGTYTQLGVAVSYDRSGRPYWTQVFGRP, encoded by the coding sequence ATGCAGAGAATTTTTATTGCCACAGTGGCAATTTGTGGGGCTTTTGGCATTGCTCGTGGGCAGGAAACCAAGCTCCCACCACTGGCACCGGAACTGGTGCTGGTGGATTCGATTGACCCAGAGAAAGAACAGATCATTCTAGCTCGACAATCATCGCAAACCGTTATTGAACCAAGACTTAGAACCATTAACGTGCTGCAGGGCAACCAGATTGTGCAGCAGACCATCACCGAACAGGTGCAGGTGGTCCGCACGGTAAAAACCACCAAGAACTGGTGGGGCAAAAACGATACCACGGTCAACCAGCAGGGCAAAGCAATTGCCACCAAAAATGTGTACTCCACCCTCAAGGTGGGGGAGCCTGTTTTCTATTTTGAAGGGAAACAGGTCGATCCCATTTACCTGAAGGTGCTGCCGGCAAACGCCTTCATTTTGCTGCACGATCCATCGCTGCCTGACCCCACGGTGGCAAAAGCAGTGCCTGCCACCCCTGCCGAACCGGCAAAGCCAGCCGCACCGAAGGTGGCACCCGGCCTGCAGTTAGCAGAGGCAGAACAGGCAATCGTTGCAGAAACCAATGCGGCACGTGCGAAAGCAGGGCTGCCTGCGTTGCAGGTGTCGCCCGCACTGATGAGTGCGGCACGTGGGCATTCCAATAACATGGCGGCAGCGGGTGTAATGTCCCACAATCTGAATGGACGGGGCGTGGGAGATCGCGTGCGTGCGGCTGGCTATGCCTTCACTGGCTGTGCCGAAAATATTGCCATGGGCCAGTTCAGTGCGTCCGATGCGATCCGTTCCTGGCTGAATTCCGCCGGCCACCGTGCCAATATGCTCAGTGGCACCTACACCCAACTGGGTGTGGCCGTTTCCTACGACCGTTCCGGCAGACCCTATTGGACGCAAGTATTTGGCAGACCATAA
- the rho gene encoding transcription termination factor Rho, whose product MYITELQHMSMGQLQQIAEDSQIPKEEWVGNKKQDLIFKIIKERARQNGLMVGEGTLEILPDGFGFLRSPDYNYRPCPDDIYISPSQIRRFGLRKGAVVSGQIRPPKENERYFALLRVEAINGQDPNILSHKVNFEDLTPLHPAERFELETPANELETRVIDLITPIGKGQRGLIVAPPRTGKTMLLQQLAKSILKNHPECYVFVLLIDERPEEVTDMIRSVKGPRSEVISSTFDEPTSRHVQVSEIVIEKARRLVEYGTDVVIFLDSITRLARAYNAEMPSSGKLLSGGVDANALHKPKRFFGAARNLEEGGSLTIIATALVDTGSKMDDVIFEEFKGTGNMELHLDRRLVDKRIWPAINISASGTRKEELLRTEEELKFIYVLHKVLSDMNPVEAMETLSSRLKRTKTNQEFMSMMHS is encoded by the coding sequence CTGTACATCACCGAATTGCAGCACATGTCGATGGGGCAACTGCAACAAATCGCAGAAGATTCCCAAATTCCCAAAGAAGAATGGGTGGGGAACAAAAAACAGGACCTGATCTTCAAAATCATCAAGGAGCGAGCCCGCCAGAACGGCCTGATGGTGGGGGAAGGAACGCTGGAAATCCTGCCGGATGGCTTCGGTTTCTTGCGCAGCCCCGACTATAACTACCGCCCTTGTCCGGACGATATTTACATTTCGCCCAGCCAGATTCGGCGGTTCGGCCTGCGGAAGGGTGCGGTCGTTTCTGGCCAGATTCGCCCACCAAAAGAAAATGAGCGCTATTTCGCCTTACTGCGGGTAGAAGCGATCAATGGGCAGGACCCGAACATCTTAAGCCATAAGGTGAATTTTGAGGATCTGACCCCACTGCACCCTGCAGAACGCTTTGAACTGGAAACCCCTGCGAATGAACTTGAAACGCGGGTAATCGACCTGATTACCCCGATCGGCAAGGGCCAGCGTGGGCTGATTGTGGCCCCACCGCGGACCGGGAAAACGATGCTCCTGCAGCAACTGGCAAAATCGATCCTGAAAAACCACCCTGAGTGCTACGTTTTTGTGCTGCTGATTGATGAACGGCCGGAAGAAGTGACCGACATGATCCGCAGCGTCAAAGGCCCACGCTCCGAGGTGATTTCGAGCACGTTCGATGAACCCACCAGCAGGCACGTGCAGGTGAGTGAAATTGTGATCGAAAAAGCCCGGCGGTTGGTGGAATATGGCACTGATGTGGTGATTTTCCTCGACAGTATTACCCGCCTGGCTCGTGCCTACAATGCGGAAATGCCTTCCAGTGGCAAACTCCTGTCCGGTGGGGTGGATGCCAACGCACTGCACAAGCCCAAACGCTTCTTCGGTGCCGCCCGCAACCTGGAAGAGGGGGGCTCCCTGACCATCATTGCCACCGCACTGGTGGATACTGGCAGCAAGATGGACGATGTGATCTTTGAAGAATTCAAAGGCACCGGCAACATGGAGTTACACCTGGACCGTCGCTTGGTTGACAAACGGATCTGGCCTGCGATCAATATTTCGGCCTCTGGCACAAGAAAAGAAGAACTGCTTCGTACGGAAGAGGAATTGAAATTCATCTACGTGCTGCACAAAGTGCTCAGCGATATGAATCCCGTGGAAGCGATGGAAACCTTAAGCTCCCGCCTGAAACGCACCAAAACCAACCAGGAATTCATGTCGATGATGCATTCGTAA